From Bradyrhizobium sp. NDS-1, the proteins below share one genomic window:
- a CDS encoding ATP-binding protein, which yields MLCTACQSTIDQGDSRCPKCGAAVRQRVDPDSERRFVTILRADVVDSTGLVAELDPEEAVSRLEPALAAMRGAVRQFGGIVSKELGDGLAAVFGAPIADDNHAPMACHAAIELVRRVASLGDPGLQVRVGLHSGHVVAYMVASEFSKVYEIGGAAQHLAARLETAAEANQIYASEACQKLAEGHVRFEALGGKSLRGFSQPVPVYRIVGASDLSSWRVRRARSVSRFVDRTTERALLERAAGNARAARQTILLLGDAGIGKSRLAHEFAQQLKADGWRLIDAESSPNLQGAPFSTLKRILLAAMDAAKEAHGAEDPRKDLPAIQQTALDAVLDLPVSNPHWDELEPHARGRAFSDASCAIIGGLASRQRTVVLLEDLHWIDRASDVVVAAIASLQTAGLLVLLTSRPNGMPVWIARCQAEIVAMRPLDDDSGLAMLADMLGSSETNADLKSRIISHTANVPLFIEEVCRGLKDSGTLRGQWGDLALVRPIDELGIPTSIQGVIAARLDRMSKQERSILQIAATLGPRSNEAMLGKIAALPEDVLQGCLAALDRSELLVRIDSELENSLEFRHEMVRQVTYDSMVEKVREDIHARILSALEGSEGGADDPDKLCYHATRAKDWDKSFVYGRASARRCLARSAFSDAADYFETAMRSLDMTPANPAREANAVDVRIEARAAFIASGQIAEWLNLGKEAERRADAINDIGRKVAALTVMAAAQNFYGTPVEAVIVGEEVVRLAREWGNPGWLNAAQYGLGQVYFLAGRYREADGLFARTCAQLTGPEASAPFGSTPKSALLLCCMMNSITHAVMGELDAAEQLQREASAIAEETGRPYDRVAAAYSGGWLKLAQNDPAAAAAILEDGFVLAQKHGIRLFVPVLGCHLGMAYLERGLFERARGMLTEAREEAKAVGYTSAVLRSSIYLALATSRLDDVQAAQYMLREARNTARQQGFSGLEAEALFGEAVVTPPSSEANKAAILAALRAAIAIASECGAQPLQSKAEAMLAGLLARGNELT from the coding sequence ATGCTTTGCACGGCGTGTCAGTCGACGATCGACCAGGGCGATAGCCGATGCCCCAAATGCGGAGCGGCCGTCCGCCAGCGCGTCGATCCCGACAGCGAACGACGGTTTGTCACAATTCTCCGGGCCGATGTGGTCGATTCCACCGGTCTGGTTGCCGAACTGGACCCGGAGGAGGCAGTCTCGCGGCTGGAGCCAGCCTTGGCGGCTATGCGAGGGGCGGTTCGGCAGTTCGGCGGCATCGTCAGCAAGGAGCTGGGCGACGGGCTGGCCGCGGTGTTCGGTGCCCCGATCGCCGACGACAACCATGCGCCCATGGCCTGCCACGCGGCGATCGAGCTGGTCAGGCGCGTCGCAAGCCTGGGTGATCCCGGGCTTCAGGTGCGGGTCGGCCTCCACTCCGGCCATGTCGTTGCCTACATGGTCGCCAGCGAGTTCTCGAAAGTCTACGAGATCGGTGGCGCGGCCCAGCATCTGGCCGCACGGCTGGAGACGGCGGCTGAGGCGAACCAGATCTATGCCTCGGAAGCCTGTCAAAAGCTCGCCGAGGGACATGTCCGGTTCGAAGCGCTGGGCGGCAAGTCCCTGCGCGGATTCAGCCAGCCCGTGCCGGTCTATCGGATCGTAGGCGCGAGCGACCTGTCGAGCTGGCGGGTGCGCCGGGCGCGCAGCGTCTCCCGCTTCGTCGATCGAACGACCGAGCGGGCTCTGCTGGAGCGCGCCGCCGGAAACGCCAGGGCCGCCCGACAGACAATCCTGCTACTGGGCGATGCGGGTATCGGCAAATCGCGGCTTGCGCATGAGTTTGCCCAGCAGTTGAAAGCCGATGGTTGGCGGTTGATCGACGCGGAGTCCAGCCCGAACCTGCAGGGGGCCCCGTTCAGCACGCTCAAGCGGATTTTGCTGGCGGCGATGGATGCGGCGAAGGAAGCCCACGGCGCGGAGGATCCTCGCAAGGACCTGCCGGCGATCCAGCAAACTGCGCTCGACGCGGTGCTTGATCTGCCTGTATCGAATCCGCACTGGGATGAGCTGGAGCCTCATGCACGGGGGCGAGCGTTCTCCGATGCAAGCTGTGCCATCATCGGAGGCCTCGCCAGCCGCCAGCGAACGGTGGTTCTGCTCGAGGACCTGCACTGGATCGATCGGGCCAGCGACGTCGTCGTGGCCGCCATCGCCTCGCTACAGACGGCCGGCCTTCTCGTGCTCCTCACCTCGCGGCCGAATGGCATGCCGGTCTGGATTGCGCGTTGTCAGGCGGAGATCGTCGCGATGCGGCCGCTCGACGACGATTCAGGGCTGGCCATGCTGGCAGACATGCTTGGCTCCTCCGAGACGAACGCCGATCTGAAGAGCCGGATCATATCTCATACCGCCAACGTCCCCCTGTTCATCGAGGAGGTCTGCCGCGGATTGAAGGATAGCGGCACGCTGCGCGGCCAATGGGGCGATCTCGCGCTCGTGCGTCCGATCGACGAACTCGGTATTCCCACCAGCATCCAGGGCGTGATTGCAGCGCGTCTCGATCGGATGTCCAAGCAAGAGCGATCCATATTGCAGATCGCCGCCACCTTGGGGCCGAGATCGAACGAAGCCATGCTGGGCAAGATCGCAGCCCTGCCCGAGGATGTCCTGCAGGGGTGCCTCGCAGCGCTTGATCGCTCCGAGTTGCTCGTCAGGATCGACAGCGAACTGGAAAATTCGCTGGAGTTCCGGCACGAGATGGTCCGGCAGGTCACCTATGATTCCATGGTCGAAAAGGTGCGTGAAGACATCCACGCGCGCATTCTTTCAGCCCTGGAGGGCAGCGAAGGTGGCGCCGACGATCCCGACAAGCTCTGCTATCACGCCACGCGAGCGAAGGATTGGGACAAGTCGTTCGTCTACGGCAGGGCCTCGGCGAGACGATGCCTGGCGCGGTCGGCATTTAGCGATGCGGCAGATTATTTCGAGACCGCGATGAGATCGCTGGACATGACGCCGGCCAATCCCGCAAGGGAAGCGAATGCCGTGGACGTTCGCATCGAAGCGCGTGCGGCGTTCATTGCGTCCGGCCAGATCGCCGAATGGCTGAACCTCGGCAAGGAGGCCGAGCGTCGTGCCGACGCAATCAACGACATCGGGCGGAAAGTAGCTGCTTTGACGGTCATGGCGGCTGCACAGAATTTCTACGGGACCCCAGTCGAAGCGGTCATCGTCGGCGAGGAGGTGGTGCGCCTTGCACGGGAGTGGGGCAATCCGGGTTGGCTCAACGCTGCGCAATACGGTCTTGGCCAGGTGTATTTCCTTGCCGGGCGCTATCGTGAAGCTGATGGGCTCTTCGCGCGGACCTGCGCCCAGCTGACGGGGCCGGAGGCCAGTGCTCCTTTCGGCTCGACGCCGAAATCTGCGTTGTTGCTTTGCTGCATGATGAACAGCATCACCCACGCCGTCATGGGCGAGCTCGATGCCGCCGAGCAGCTCCAGCGCGAGGCTTCCGCCATTGCCGAGGAGACGGGCCGTCCCTACGACCGCGTCGCCGCCGCTTATAGTGGCGGCTGGCTGAAGCTCGCTCAGAACGATCCCGCTGCGGCCGCCGCCATCCTCGAGGACGGCTTCGTTCTTGCGCAGAAGCACGGCATCCGGCTGTTCGTGCCGGTGCTCGGTTGCCATCTCGGCATGGCCTATCTCGAGCGGGGTCTGTTCGAGCGGGCGCGCGGCATGCTGACCGAAGCGCGCGAGGAGGCGAAGGCGGTCGGCTATACCTCGGCGGTGCTGCGCAGCTCGATCTACCTTGCGCTCGCGACCTCCCGCCTCGACGACGTCCAGGCGGCGCAGTACATGCTGCGCGAGGCGCGCAACACCGCCCGCCAGCAGGGGTTTTCAGGCCTCGAGGCCGAGGCCCTGTTCGGTGAAGCCGTGGTGACGCCTCCTTCGAGCGAGGCGAACAAGGCCGCGATCCTCGCCGCTCTGCGCGCGGCGATCGCGATCGCCTCCGAATGCGGCGCGCAGCCGCTCCAGAGCAAGGCCGAGGCGATGCTGGCCGGGCTGCTCGCCCGGGGAAATGAGCTGACCTGA
- the rbbA gene encoding ribosome-associated ATPase/putative transporter RbbA has product MSTAAAAERPAERGSVAHLDDVGLNYGKTRALDAITLDLPSGCMVGLIGPDGVGKSSLLSLIAGARAIQQGRVHVLGGDMASSRHRRNVCPDIAYMPQGLGKNLYPTLSVFENIDFFGRLFGHDKAERSRRIAGLLRDTGLTPFADRPAAKLSGGMKQKVGLCCALIHDPELLILDEPTTGVDPLSRRQFWELITSIRASRPGMSVIVSTAYMEEAAQFDVLIAMNAGRVLATGTPAELKRQTGADTLDDAFIRLLPDADRSTYTNVVIPPRGEGHDEIAIEADHLTRRFNGFVAVDDVSFRIRKGEIFGFLGSNGCGKTTTMKMLTGLLPVSEGTARLFGKTIDAGDMSVRRRIGYMSQGFSLYSELTVAQNLDLHARLFRLPADTIAARTKEMIARFDLADVADSLPDTLPLGVRQRLSLAVAMIHAPDILILDEPTSGVDPVARDRFWQILAELSRKDNVTIFVSTHFMNEAERCDRVSLMHAGKVLISDTPAAIVAARGTATLEQAFIACLEEAIADGAELAGRPAAVLPTPASATAAPPARRNAAFNPTRMLAYSRRETLELRRDPIRATLAILGSVLLLFVLGYGISMDVANLTFAVLDRDDSAISRDYSLQIAGSRYFTQKSPITDYADLDRRMRAGEIGLAIELPPGFGRDVSRGRRVEIGAWVDGANPTRAETLRSYVQAIHANWLAQKGRELYGEAAIAGAYQLQLRYRYNPDVISVVAMAPGIIPLLLVMIPAVLAALAVVREKELGSIVNFYVTPVTRLEFLLGTQLPYVVLAFGNFLLLVAFALTVFGVPFTGSFATYALAALLYVTATTGLGLVISAFMNSQIAALFGTVLITLIPAIQYSGLIDPVSSLQGLGAVIGRLYPTTYFVTISRGTFSKGLAFDTLHNDLLVLAIMVPVLMIAGTMLLKKQAR; this is encoded by the coding sequence CCCGCGCACTGGATGCCATCACGCTCGACCTCCCATCCGGCTGCATGGTCGGACTGATTGGCCCCGACGGCGTCGGCAAATCCAGCCTGCTCTCGCTGATCGCCGGGGCCCGCGCGATCCAGCAGGGACGTGTCCACGTGCTCGGCGGCGACATGGCGAGTTCGCGCCATCGCCGCAACGTGTGTCCCGACATCGCCTACATGCCGCAGGGGCTCGGCAAGAACCTATATCCGACACTGTCGGTGTTCGAGAATATCGACTTCTTCGGCCGCCTGTTCGGACACGACAAGGCCGAACGCAGCAGGCGGATCGCCGGCCTGCTGCGCGACACCGGGCTAACGCCGTTCGCCGACCGGCCGGCGGCAAAACTCTCCGGCGGCATGAAGCAAAAGGTCGGCCTGTGCTGCGCCCTGATCCACGATCCCGAGCTTCTGATCCTGGACGAGCCGACCACCGGCGTCGATCCGCTGTCGCGCCGCCAGTTCTGGGAACTGATCACCTCGATCCGCGCCAGCCGCCCCGGCATGAGCGTGATCGTCTCGACCGCCTACATGGAAGAGGCCGCGCAGTTCGACGTCCTGATCGCGATGAATGCCGGCCGCGTGCTGGCGACGGGAACGCCAGCCGAACTCAAGCGGCAGACCGGCGCCGATACGCTCGATGACGCCTTCATCCGCCTCCTGCCCGATGCGGATCGCAGTACCTACACCAATGTCGTCATCCCGCCGCGCGGCGAGGGGCATGACGAGATCGCGATCGAGGCCGATCATCTGACCCGACGGTTCAACGGCTTCGTGGCCGTCGACGATGTCAGCTTCCGCATCAGGAAGGGCGAGATCTTCGGCTTCCTCGGCTCGAACGGGTGCGGCAAGACCACGACCATGAAGATGCTCACCGGCCTCCTGCCGGTGAGCGAAGGCACCGCGCGATTGTTCGGCAAGACCATCGATGCCGGCGACATGTCGGTGCGGCGGCGCATTGGTTACATGTCGCAGGGGTTCTCGCTCTATTCGGAGCTCACGGTCGCGCAGAATCTCGATCTGCATGCGCGGCTGTTCAGGCTGCCGGCGGACACCATCGCCGCGCGCACCAAGGAGATGATCGCGCGGTTCGATCTTGCCGACGTCGCCGATTCTTTGCCCGACACGTTGCCGCTGGGTGTGCGGCAGCGTTTGTCGCTGGCAGTCGCCATGATCCATGCGCCCGACATTCTCATCCTCGACGAGCCGACGTCCGGCGTCGATCCAGTCGCCCGCGACCGCTTCTGGCAGATCCTCGCCGAGCTATCCCGCAAGGACAACGTCACGATTTTCGTCTCGACCCATTTCATGAACGAGGCCGAGCGCTGCGACCGGGTCTCGCTGATGCATGCGGGCAAGGTGCTGATATCGGACACGCCCGCGGCGATCGTGGCTGCACGCGGCACCGCCACGCTGGAGCAGGCCTTCATCGCCTGCCTGGAAGAGGCGATCGCGGACGGGGCGGAGCTGGCCGGCCGGCCGGCGGCCGTCTTGCCAACTCCCGCATCGGCAACCGCCGCCCCGCCCGCTCGGCGCAATGCTGCATTCAATCCGACGCGCATGCTCGCCTATTCCAGGCGGGAGACGCTCGAGCTGCGGCGCGATCCGATCCGCGCCACCCTCGCGATCCTCGGCAGCGTGCTGCTGCTGTTCGTGCTCGGATACGGCATCAGCATGGACGTCGCGAACCTGACCTTCGCCGTGCTCGACCGCGACGACAGCGCGATCAGCCGCGACTACAGTCTTCAAATCGCGGGCTCGCGCTACTTCACCCAGAAATCGCCGATCACGGATTATGCCGACCTCGACCGTCGTATGCGCGCCGGCGAGATCGGCCTTGCCATCGAGCTGCCGCCGGGCTTCGGCCGCGACGTCAGCCGCGGCCGCCGTGTCGAGATCGGCGCCTGGGTCGACGGCGCCAATCCGACGCGGGCCGAGACGCTGCGCTCCTATGTCCAGGCGATCCACGCCAACTGGCTCGCGCAAAAGGGCCGCGAGCTCTATGGCGAGGCGGCGATCGCCGGCGCCTACCAGCTCCAGCTGCGCTACCGCTACAACCCTGATGTCATCAGCGTCGTCGCCATGGCGCCGGGCATCATCCCGCTGCTGCTGGTCATGATTCCGGCGGTGCTCGCAGCGCTTGCGGTGGTGCGCGAGAAGGAACTCGGCTCGATCGTCAATTTCTACGTCACGCCGGTGACCCGGCTGGAATTCCTGCTCGGCACGCAGCTGCCTTACGTCGTGCTGGCGTTCGGAAACTTCCTGCTCCTGGTCGCCTTCGCGCTCACCGTCTTCGGCGTCCCCTTCACGGGGAGCTTTGCGACCTACGCACTGGCCGCGCTGCTCTACGTCACGGCCACGACCGGCCTGGGGCTGGTGATCTCGGCCTTCATGAACAGCCAGATCGCGGCCTTGTTCGGCACCGTCCTGATCACCCTGATACCCGCCATCCAGTATTCCGGCCTGATCGATCCGGTCTCATCGTTGCAGGGACTGGGCGCCGTGATCGGGCGACTCTATCCCACCACCTATTTCGTCACGATCTCGCGCGGCACCTTCTCCAAGGGCCTGGCGTTCGACACCCTCCACAACGATCTCCTGGTGCTCGCCATCATGGTCCCCGTCCTGATGATTGCCGGCACGATGCTGCTGAAGAAACAGGCTCGCTGA
- a CDS encoding winged helix-turn-helix transcriptional regulator, producing the protein MKGKRTNLDDAGCAIARSLGVIGDWWSLLIIRDALGGKRRFGELQKSLGMAKNILSARLQKLVEHGILATAPASDGTAYKEYVLTPKGKKLYLVLVALWQWGEEFCFAPGELTYDMVDRRTQKPFQPLELKARDGGLRGPDDMRALSRPAAKAPRRASVRR; encoded by the coding sequence ATGAAAGGCAAGCGGACCAACCTCGACGATGCAGGCTGCGCCATTGCGCGCTCGCTCGGCGTGATCGGCGACTGGTGGTCGCTCCTGATCATCCGCGATGCGCTGGGTGGAAAGCGGCGGTTCGGCGAGCTTCAGAAAAGCCTTGGGATGGCCAAGAACATCTTGTCGGCGCGGCTGCAGAAGCTCGTCGAGCACGGCATTCTCGCCACCGCGCCAGCTTCGGATGGCACCGCCTACAAAGAGTATGTCCTCACCCCCAAGGGAAAGAAGCTCTATCTCGTCCTGGTTGCGCTCTGGCAGTGGGGCGAGGAATTCTGCTTCGCGCCCGGCGAGCTCACCTATGACATGGTCGACAGACGGACGCAGAAGCCATTCCAGCCGCTCGAACTCAAGGCGCGCGATGGAGGCCTGCGCGGACCGGACGATATGCGGGCATTGTCGCGTCCGGCGGCAAAGGCACCGCGCAGAGCTTCCGTGAGGCGCTAG
- a CDS encoding alkene reductase, with the protein MTSTDLFAPLKLGRYTLSHRVVMAPLTRMRSTGNVPTDLAVAYYSQRASSGGLIITEASQVTPYGQGYPATPGIHSAEQVAGWKKITDAVHAKGGIIFLQLWHTGRISHSSFQPGGVRPVAPSAITPAGKAFTPSFAMVPFETPRALDLAEIPGIVEAYREGARNALAAGFDGVELHGANGYLIEQFLHSKTNHRTDAYGGSVENRSRLLIEVMTALVEIWGGDRVGVRFSPFGVVNDAGEADPIGLYGHVLSQLAPLDIAYVHLIESRNTDAGEAGAPLAINDLRPFWPGTLILAGGFIGPSADAAIRAGQGDAVAFGRHFIANPDLPRRLQIGAPLNPYDRATFYGGGAPGYVDYPALESAEAAE; encoded by the coding sequence ATGACTTCCACGGACTTGTTCGCCCCGCTCAAGCTCGGCCGCTACACGCTCTCGCATCGCGTCGTGATGGCGCCGCTTACGCGGATGCGCTCGACCGGCAATGTGCCGACGGACCTCGCCGTCGCCTATTATTCGCAGCGCGCATCATCCGGCGGCTTGATCATCACCGAGGCGTCCCAGGTCACACCTTATGGGCAGGGCTATCCGGCAACGCCGGGCATTCATTCCGCCGAACAGGTTGCTGGCTGGAAGAAGATCACCGACGCCGTTCACGCCAAGGGCGGCATCATCTTTCTGCAGCTCTGGCACACCGGTCGGATCTCTCATTCGAGCTTCCAGCCGGGCGGCGTGCGGCCTGTCGCGCCTTCGGCGATCACCCCGGCGGGCAAGGCGTTCACGCCCTCTTTCGCGATGGTGCCGTTCGAGACGCCGCGCGCGCTCGATCTCGCCGAAATTCCGGGGATCGTCGAAGCCTATCGCGAAGGCGCCCGCAATGCGCTGGCTGCCGGCTTCGACGGCGTCGAGCTTCATGGGGCGAACGGCTATCTGATCGAGCAATTCCTTCACAGCAAGACCAATCACCGCACGGACGCTTATGGCGGCTCGGTCGAAAACCGCTCGCGCCTGCTGATCGAGGTGATGACAGCGCTGGTCGAGATCTGGGGCGGAGATCGCGTCGGCGTCCGGTTCTCTCCGTTCGGCGTGGTCAATGATGCAGGTGAGGCCGACCCGATCGGACTCTACGGCCACGTCCTGTCCCAGCTTGCTCCGCTCGATATCGCCTATGTCCACCTGATCGAATCCCGTAACACCGATGCGGGGGAGGCCGGAGCGCCGCTCGCGATCAACGATCTACGTCCGTTCTGGCCCGGCACCTTGATTCTCGCCGGCGGCTTCATCGGCCCGTCGGCGGATGCGGCGATCCGCGCTGGGCAGGGCGACGCCGTTGCCTTCGGGCGGCACTTCATCGCCAATCCGGATTTGCCGCGCCGCCTGCAGATCGGCGCGCCGCTCAATCCCTACGATCGCGCGACCTTCTATGGCGGCGGCGCGCCCGGTTACGTCGACTACCCCGCGCTTGAATCGGCGGAAGCTGCGGAGTGA
- a CDS encoding zinc-binding alcohol dehydrogenase family protein has protein sequence MKVAQLHEYGGPDVLVYEDAPKPTPAAGEVLIKVESASVNFADVVRRNNDPYPFPSPLPFIPGSEVAGVVEAAGEGVTTIPVGAKVFASLENGGAGGYAQYAVAKLGKVIPLPDGLTPDQACSLVVAGMTAFQTLADCARLQPGETVLVQAAGGGVGTYAVQLAKLLGAGKVIAAASTPAKRELALKLGADAAIDYTKPDWVKEARELTAGKGIDVVLEATGGDVLNQSLQTMGPFGRIVVYGAASRERKPVNPYAMLGLNQSLITYYVGGWFQSRPQEAAAALRKLIGFIRSGDIDVQIGHILPLSKAAEAHRILAERASAGKIILKPWGEAV, from the coding sequence ATGAAAGTTGCCCAACTGCACGAGTATGGCGGACCGGACGTTCTGGTCTACGAGGACGCGCCAAAGCCGACACCTGCTGCCGGCGAGGTCCTGATCAAGGTTGAATCCGCGAGCGTCAATTTTGCCGACGTCGTCAGGCGCAACAACGATCCCTATCCGTTTCCTTCGCCGCTTCCGTTTATTCCCGGCAGCGAGGTCGCGGGTGTGGTCGAAGCTGCTGGCGAGGGCGTGACGACCATTCCGGTCGGAGCCAAGGTCTTTGCCTCGCTCGAAAACGGTGGGGCCGGGGGCTACGCGCAATATGCGGTCGCCAAACTCGGGAAGGTCATTCCTCTCCCGGATGGCCTGACCCCGGACCAGGCCTGTTCGCTGGTGGTGGCCGGCATGACCGCATTTCAAACGCTTGCCGATTGCGCCCGGTTGCAGCCGGGCGAAACCGTCCTGGTGCAGGCGGCCGGCGGCGGTGTCGGCACCTACGCGGTGCAGCTCGCCAAGCTGCTGGGCGCCGGCAAGGTCATCGCCGCCGCCAGTACCCCGGCCAAGCGCGAACTCGCCTTGAAGCTCGGTGCGGATGCCGCCATCGATTACACCAAGCCCGATTGGGTCAAAGAGGCGCGCGAGCTCACCGCTGGCAAGGGCATTGACGTGGTGCTCGAGGCCACCGGCGGCGATGTTCTGAACCAAAGTCTTCAGACCATGGGACCATTCGGCCGTATCGTCGTATACGGCGCGGCGTCCCGCGAACGTAAGCCGGTCAATCCCTACGCCATGCTTGGCCTGAATCAGTCGCTGATCACGTATTATGTCGGAGGCTGGTTTCAGTCACGGCCGCAAGAAGCGGCCGCCGCCTTGCGGAAGCTGATCGGATTCATCAGGTCCGGCGATATCGACGTTCAGATCGGCCACATTCTCCCCCTGAGCAAGGCGGCAGAGGCGCATCGTATCCTCGCCGAGCGAGCCAGTGCGGGCAAGATCATCCTGAAGCCTTGGGGTGAGGCCGTATAG
- a CDS encoding ABC transporter permease: MRFDNLFQLGVKELRGLVRDPMLLVLIVYSFTLAIYAGAKALPETLNHAAIAIVDEDRSPVSSRIELAFTPPYFSEPRLISQYEMDRRMDAGLDTFALNIPPEFQRDLLAGKSPAIQLNIDATRISQAFNGGGYIEQIVSAEIAEFLARTRNAQTAPIELTLRARFNPELKKSWFGAVDEVINSITMLSIILTGAALIREREHGTIEHLLVMPVTPLEIMVSKVWSMGLVVLAASALSIVFVVKGWLAVTIDGSIALFLLGAALQLFATTSMGIFLATVAGSMPQFGLLLMMTLLPLQTLSGSMTPRESMPQFVQDIMLAAPNTHFVMLAQAILFRGAGLESVWPQLVALAVIGCVFFVIALRRFRAFLA, from the coding sequence ATGCGCTTCGACAATTTATTCCAGCTCGGTGTCAAGGAATTGCGCGGCCTGGTGCGCGACCCGATGCTGCTCGTGCTGATCGTCTATTCCTTCACGCTCGCGATCTATGCCGGAGCCAAGGCACTGCCCGAAACCTTGAACCACGCCGCGATCGCCATCGTCGACGAGGACCGTTCGCCGGTTTCCAGCCGCATCGAACTGGCATTCACGCCGCCATACTTCTCCGAGCCGCGCCTGATCTCGCAATATGAAATGGACCGGCGGATGGACGCGGGGCTCGACACGTTTGCGCTGAACATTCCCCCGGAATTCCAGCGCGACTTGCTGGCAGGGAAGTCGCCGGCGATTCAGCTCAACATCGACGCGACGCGGATCTCGCAGGCGTTCAACGGCGGCGGCTATATCGAGCAGATCGTCAGCGCGGAAATCGCCGAGTTCCTGGCGCGGACGCGCAATGCGCAGACCGCGCCGATCGAGCTGACCCTGCGGGCACGCTTCAACCCGGAGCTGAAGAAATCCTGGTTCGGCGCCGTCGACGAGGTCATTAACTCGATCACCATGCTCTCGATCATCCTGACGGGCGCCGCGCTGATCCGCGAGCGCGAGCACGGCACGATCGAGCACCTGCTGGTGATGCCGGTCACGCCGCTCGAGATCATGGTCAGCAAGGTGTGGTCGATGGGGCTGGTGGTGCTGGCCGCTTCGGCGTTGTCGATCGTCTTCGTGGTCAAGGGATGGCTTGCGGTGACCATCGACGGCTCGATCGCACTGTTCCTGCTCGGCGCGGCGCTGCAGCTGTTTGCGACGACCAGCATGGGCATCTTCCTCGCCACCGTCGCCGGATCGATGCCGCAGTTCGGATTGCTCCTGATGATGACCCTGCTGCCGCTGCAGACGCTGTCCGGCAGCATGACGCCGCGGGAGAGCATGCCGCAATTCGTCCAGGACATCATGTTGGCGGCGCCCAATACGCATTTCGTGATGCTCGCGCAGGCGATCCTGTTCCGTGGGGCGGGACTGGAGTCCGTGTGGCCGCAGCTCGTCGCGCTCGCCGTGATCGGCTGCGTCTTCTTCGTGATCGCGCTGCGGCGATTTCGCGCGTTCCTGGCGTGA